The genomic window AACGAAGCATTGTCAACCTTAGCCGAACTGAATCCTTCGAACGGTTGCAGGCAAATCACAGATATATCTTGTCAAAAAACTTTCCTGAATTCGATTTCGGCAATCAAAGGACAGGATTCTTTCGTTCACCCTTCTGAGAGAACAATCCCACCGATGAAACGCTTCAAACGCATGCTGGTTTTCCTGCATGGAACCCCATCCGACCTGACCCTGATTCGCTACGTTGCCAACTTTGCAATGCTCTGTGAATCCGAGCGCATCCTATGGGTGATGAAGCAGCCCAGTGAGAGTAGCGAGAGTGAATCAGCTACGATGTACCCTACCGAATCTAAACTTGCCACTTCACTGGCTTTGTCGGCAGATGCATCGGCGTCGAGTGTGATTCTCCGTATTTCGGAGACTGTCGCTTTGCAATCCCCATCCGCTACTCGTTTGAGCACAGTGGCAGCACACGACCGGAGCGATCTGATTCTCGCAAATGCGGGAACCTTTCCCGCCTCTGAAACTGAAACACTGATAACGGGTGCACCTTGTTCCATCCTGTGGGTCAATCCGAGTGCGACCCCACACTTTCGAAAAATCATGGTTCCTGTGAATTTCAGCAGCTCATGCGTGGAATGTGTGCAAATCGGCGCCAATCTGGCAAAAACCCGCAAAATCAATCACCTTTTTCTGTTCCACTCCGTGCGGATTCCACTTTCCTGGTATCGCCAGAACTCAAAACTGGCCGCGTCAACCGAATTGCTCACAGAGTCTGCACATCACAAGATGCGTGCCCTGAGCGCACAGGTCGATTCCATCGGAGTTGACTGCACCTGGCGTGTTGCAACTGCCAATCAGACTTGTGCAGGCATTCGGCACTTTGAAGAGCAGCTGCAGCCCGACCTGATGATTCTGAGCCACAATGCACAGCGCAACCGTCGGGCATCGCCAACTGTCATGCGCATCCTCAACACAACACACACCCCAACCCTGATTTTCCGCCAATCCAACGCGAATCAGGATACGGGAAAATCCACCGTTTCTGCCTTGGCGAATGCAGCCTGAGTTTT from Puniceicoccaceae bacterium includes these protein-coding regions:
- a CDS encoding universal stress protein; translated protein: MKRFKRMLVFLHGTPSDLTLIRYVANFAMLCESERILWVMKQPSESSESESATMYPTESKLATSLALSADASASSVILRISETVALQSPSATRLSTVAAHDRSDLILANAGTFPASETETLITGAPCSILWVNPSATPHFRKIMVPVNFSSSCVECVQIGANLAKTRKINHLFLFHSVRIPLSWYRQNSKLAASTELLTESAHHKMRALSAQVDSIGVDCTWRVATANQTCAGIRHFEEQLQPDLMILSHNAQRNRRASPTVMRILNTTHTPTLIFRQSNANQDTGKSTVSALANAA